The Candidatus Thermoplasmatota archaeon sequence AAGGTAAATAAAAAAGTGGGAAGGCGTATTCAAAATTTTGTTGAATCCTGCAGATCATTTCTCAAATCATTTTTCCGGTCTGCTTATGGCTTTTTTCATTTTTTGACTACTTTTTCAAAGCATTCCCCTTTCTAGGAAAAACAAAAGCTTTAAAAACTTCCCTATATTCCTATGCGGGAACAGTGCTCCAGTATTTTTGATATATTTCTTGTGTTCCTCTCCAAATCTTTCTGTCAATTCATTATCTTCCAGTCGAGTCGTGATAAGAACTGGGATTAAGAAAATCAGAGCTGTAAGGAGAGCTGATAGATTATTTCTGAAGAAAGCAAAACCTAGAACAACACAAAGGAAGCCTAAACAGCCAGGATGTCGAATGTAGGAATATATCTCTGAGGAGACCAACGTTCCCTCTTCTGGAAAGACCGTGTAGATCTCCAGATTACACCCACCGACATCAAATCCAGAAAGACGCATATGCAATCCAACAAGAAGACGAATTGAAACTAAAAAGGCGCCAATCATTATGGCAAGCCAGAGGGGGAGTAAAGCCAGACCACCAACTAAAAGAGGGTGAAACATACATGCAAGAAAAGTTGCAGACATCGGCATGAAGAAATGAAAGAAATAGTACCGATATGCTAACTCTCCATACTTCTCTCGATATCTCTTAGCATTTTTCATGCGACCATAGGCAAAGGCGGAACACACTAATGCAATAATAAGCTGACTGAGTAAGGCTTCATACCACACCAAACCATCAAACCAAATGAAAAAGACGGTACACACTAAGAAAAGCAGAAACCCAACGGCGAATATGGCTGTGCTCTTCCAGGGGCTTCTAAACTCGGGAATCTTTTCTTTTAATAATTCATAGCCTTTTTTCTGAGTCATTGTTATCCCATTTCATTCTGTAGTCAATTTTACTCTTTATTTCTTCCTTTTTATTTTCGGGAAAAGCATTCCTACCTTCCTCTTGTATTCCTTGTATTCATCTCCAAATACTTTTTCTAAATCTCTTTCCTCCTGGAAAGCTTTAATCATTAAGCCGATGATAAAAATTGGAATTAAGAAATAAAGACAGTAAAGAGCCTTCCAAAATAAACACCAACCAAAAAGAGCAATAATGCATCCAACATAGAGCGGATGCCTTACAACCTTGTATAGTCCAGTTGTAACAAGTTTTTCTGGAGTTGGATCTATCTGGATTCTATTACCATAAAATTTTGCTTTTCTAATTAATTTATGCGAAGAGGCAATGATGAGAGTTATTCCAGACAGAAAAAAGACCATTCCTGCAATAGGAAAAATGACTATGTCTGGTATTCTAGGTTGGTTAATTAATGGTAGATAAAAGAAACCAACAAGCATAATGAAAATCAGCAGGTTTCTTAGCAAAACCCAGATCACTAATTTTGGTTTCATAGACATTTCCTCCTTTTTATTCAACTAACCTTATTTCGCCCGCCGAAAATTTCGGGTAGCCCCTCCACCACTCATGCTGGAGTTTCTTTGCCTTTTTGAGCTTAAGCGACTTCTTACACCGCGAAGTGAGCATTTCGTCTAACTGTGAATAACCGAACTCGAGTTCGTTTATCCCTCCGATATGGGAATTAATCCGAAGTACTTCGGTTATCCACGACTCTGGACGAACAAAACTTTCGATCATTTTTCTCCTCCTTTTCTAATAGTATCCAATGGACTTTTAATCTTACTTAAATCCCTAATCATAACGTGAGTATATATTTCTGTGGTTTTTGAATTTTTGTGCCACCCAAGGTATTTCTTAGAACCAACAACATAGCATTTTATTGCCAAATTGTAAGCTTGCAAAATTAAGGAGTTATATGGGGTCATAAACACATACTTATATAACAATCTCGATATAAACATGTGAAGCGAATCATATGTCTCCTGCTCATAATCCTTCTCATATCATTTATTCCGCTCTCTAATGGCAATGGCACAGAAAAAAAGGTTTTCATTGCAAGAATAGACGGTATGATTGCCGAGGGCACGGAAAATCAATTCGAAAAAGCGATAGACATTGCAGAGAAAGAGGGCGGTGCAGCCCTTATAGTAATGCTCGACACGCCCGGAGGGCTTTCCAATCCCATGAAGGAAATAATAAAGGAAATAGAAGGGGCAAAAATTCCTGTAATAGTATATATCGCCCCTGAAGGTGCTTACTCATTCTCTGCTGGGACATTCATATTGCTTTCATCCCATCTCGCGGCCATGGCTCCTTCCACTGCCATCGGGGCGTGCCAGCCCCGCATCATAAACCCCGCAACGGGGATGGCAGAAGAAGCCCCCCGGAAGGAAATAAATGCGTACGCTACTTACATCAGTAGCATTGCCGAGAGACACGGGCGGAATTCTACTGTTGCAAAGCGATTTGTTACTGAGAATCTTGCGCTCGGCCCGTCCGGGGCCGTTGAGAACAATACGGTGGAGATAGTTGCGGGCAGCATAGATGACCTGATTGAAAAAGCGGATGGAATGAAGATAAGGGGCTCGTTGAATGGTGTTGAGAACTTAACGTTTCATGTTAAAGGAGCAAAGATTGTGAACATAGGCTGGAATTTCAGGGATAAATTACTAAATTATCTTACGGATCCACAAATAGCATCGCTTCTGCTGACAATCGGCATACTTGGGTTGATATTCGGATTTCTCACGCCAGGATTTCATCTCCCGGAAACTCTTGGGGCAATATTTCTCGTGCTTTCTTTATACGGGCTTTCGTACATAGGAGTCAATGCTGCCGGCATCATTCTAATCGTTCTTGGATTTATATTTATCATAATAGAGGTGCATACTCCCACTTTTGGGTTCTGGACAGCTGCTGCAATTGCTGCATTCATATTCGGTATTGTTTTAATACCTGCAAGTAATTCAATATACGAGATGCCCGAAGACTGGTTTATTTCGTTCCGTATAGCAAGCATACTTGCTGCCGTGGCCGTCGGAGCGTTTTTTGCATATGCCCTTACCGCATCCCTGAAGGCGAGGATGAGAAAACCCAGACTCGGAAATGAGGAATTCATAGGAATGGAGGGTGTCGCGATAACCGATATCGCTCCCAAGGGGCAGATAAAAGTGAGGGGAAAAATATGGAAGGCGGAGGCTGTGGAGGGGGCAGGTGAAATAAGAGAGGGAGAAGAAGTTATCGTCGTGGGTAAAAAAAGGATGGTTTTGAAAGTAAAAAAGCGTAAATAATAAGTATTACTACTGCCATGTTACTTCATTCCTGGGGAGGAATATGTCGAAAAAAGAAACGTGGATATTCCTATCTACCGACAAATGGGAATATACCCAAAAAATAAAAATGGAAAGCTGATTCATTGCTCGCTTTTAGTCAAGGAGAGCATGATGAAGCCATACAAAATAAGGAGGAAATTAATAGCTAGGAAAAGAATATATCATCTTTTTGAAATGGCGGAAAAGATGGCCATGGACGGGAAGATGGATCTCGCCGGCAGATACGTGGAGATTGCGAGAAAAATAGGAATGAAATATCTGGTGAGAATACCGAAGGCATATAAAAAGCGGTTTTGCAAAAAATGTAATTCTTATCTATTGCCGGGCAAAAACTGTAGTGTCAGGCTAAAGAAAAAAAGGATTGTTGTATCATGTCATAACTGTGGCAATATAATAAGAACGCCTTTTACGAGGTAATTTGATGGCCGGATTATGGGAACTGGAAAATAAAATAAAAAACTGTAAAAACTGCCCTCTTTCCCTCACACGAAAAAATGCAGTACCAGGAGAGGGAAGAGAAGACGCAAATATAATATTCATTGGAGAAGCTCCTGGAAAAAGCGAAGATGAAACTGGCAAACCATTTGTCGGAAAGGCGGGAAATTTTCTCGATTTTGCATTGACAGGCATAGGGCTGAAAAGAGAGGATATATACATAACAAATGTGGTCAAATGCAGGCCGCCGGGCAACAGAGATCCGAGAGAAGAAGAAATTAAGGCATGTATTCCTTATCTTGACGGGCAGATATCTATCATAAAGCCAAAGATATTTTGCACGTTAGGCAAATTTGCAACCACATATATTCTCTCCTCATACGGGTTTGACAGCGAGCCGATATCGAGGGTGCACGGCAGGGTTTACAGCTCGCCTGTGGCAATGATAAAAATAATCCCCATGTATCATCCCGCTGCGACGATATACAATCCCGCTCTAAAGGAGTATTTTTTGAGGGATATGGGAGTTATTAAAAAACTATTGGACTAAGCGTATATAGCCCGAGTTAAAAATTTTTACATCTGGAATTCATAAAAATATTCTTTATGGGATATCAGATATCTTGCTAATTTTCTACCATACTCTGTCAGATGCCCTTCATTATCTATGTAGCCAAACTCCCTCAATTTATCAAGCAGCCTCATGTCTACATTTTCGGGGTTATCAGCACATACTTTTGCAAGGGCGATGATGCTTCTCGCAAACATTCTTGCACTCATCATTTTTAGAGTTATTAGCACCAATTACTATGTAAATTTTTATAAAAATTTTGAGAACTTGCTTTTAGAAAGGCTAAAATATGCTTATCTTTTACAATTTCGTATGCGGGGTAAAATCGCCGATTATGTTAAATTTTTGCGGCTGCCGGGGCTGGGAGGGCTTGCCGTACCGCCGGTCTTTGGAGCGATTTCTGCGGGCGTATATGACATGCATATTCTTGTTGTGCTTTTTATCGTCGGTGCTCTTTCAGCGATTTATGGATTTGCTTTGAACGATT is a genomic window containing:
- a CDS encoding isoprenylcysteine carboxylmethyltransferase family protein; its protein translation is MTQKKGYELLKEKIPEFRSPWKSTAIFAVGFLLFLVCTVFFIWFDGLVWYEALLSQLIIALVCSAFAYGRMKNAKRYREKYGELAYRYYFFHFFMPMSATFLACMFHPLLVGGLALLPLWLAIMIGAFLVSIRLLVGLHMRLSGFDVGGCNLEIYTVFPEEGTLVSSEIYSYIRHPGCLGFLCVVLGFAFFRNNLSALLTALIFLIPVLITTRLEDNELTERFGEEHKKYIKNTGALFPHRNIGKFLKLLFFLERGML
- a CDS encoding isoprenylcysteine carboxylmethyltransferase family protein — encoded protein: MKPKLVIWVLLRNLLIFIMLVGFFYLPLINQPRIPDIVIFPIAGMVFFLSGITLIIASSHKLIRKAKFYGNRIQIDPTPEKLVTTGLYKVVRHPLYVGCIIALFGWCLFWKALYCLYFLIPIFIIGLMIKAFQEERDLEKVFGDEYKEYKRKVGMLFPKIKRKK
- a CDS encoding nodulation protein NfeD; this translates as MKRIICLLLIILLISFIPLSNGNGTEKKVFIARIDGMIAEGTENQFEKAIDIAEKEGGAALIVMLDTPGGLSNPMKEIIKEIEGAKIPVIVYIAPEGAYSFSAGTFILLSSHLAAMAPSTAIGACQPRIINPATGMAEEAPRKEINAYATYISSIAERHGRNSTVAKRFVTENLALGPSGAVENNTVEIVAGSIDDLIEKADGMKIRGSLNGVENLTFHVKGAKIVNIGWNFRDKLLNYLTDPQIASLLLTIGILGLIFGFLTPGFHLPETLGAIFLVLSLYGLSYIGVNAAGIILIVLGFIFIIIEVHTPTFGFWTAAAIAAFIFGIVLIPASNSIYEMPEDWFISFRIASILAAVAVGAFFAYALTASLKARMRKPRLGNEEFIGMEGVAITDIAPKGQIKVRGKIWKAEAVEGAGEIREGEEVIVVGKKRMVLKVKKRK
- a CDS encoding ribonuclease P protein component 4, encoding MGIYPKNKNGKLIHCSLLVKESMMKPYKIRRKLIARKRIYHLFEMAEKMAMDGKMDLAGRYVEIARKIGMKYLVRIPKAYKKRFCKKCNSYLLPGKNCSVRLKKKRIVVSCHNCGNIIRTPFTR
- a CDS encoding uracil-DNA glycosylase — its product is MAGLWELENKIKNCKNCPLSLTRKNAVPGEGREDANIIFIGEAPGKSEDETGKPFVGKAGNFLDFALTGIGLKREDIYITNVVKCRPPGNRDPREEEIKACIPYLDGQISIIKPKIFCTLGKFATTYILSSYGFDSEPISRVHGRVYSSPVAMIKIIPMYHPAATIYNPALKEYFLRDMGVIKKLLD